The genomic region ACCTTACCACCCTTGCGGATGGATACTTTGACCCCGTCACTTTCCAATTCTATCTCAGTAATATCCGTTTGGTCCAATACTTTAATCAACTCTTTTAACTCATTAAGGTTCACGTTATTAGCCTCCTTGGTACTCTTGGCGGCATTAGTATCAGCCGGTGATCCCGGTTTAACGGAAGCAGCCTTCCGGTGCGGTCCTGTTTCTCCCCTTTTTCTGGCCTCAAAGAATTTGCGGGCCACCTGGGGGAACATGGCATAAGACAGCACATCTTCTTCACTAACTGCCAAATCTTTTATTTCTTCCCTTAGTTTATCCAATTTTGGTTCCAGCAAGTCAGCGGGTCGACAGGTAATCATCTCTTTATCCCCCAGCACCTTGCGGCTGATGGCCGGGTCGATGCTGGCCGGGGGCTGGCCGTAATACCCCTGCACATATAATTTTACTTCACCGGGAATCAGCTTGTAGCGCTGGCCGGTAAGTACATTTAATACAGCCTGGGTGCCCACAATCTGGCTGGTGGGAGTTACCAGGGGCGGGTACCCCAGCTCTTCCCTGACCCGGGGAATCTCTTCTAACACCTCATCCAGCCGGTGCAGGGCTTTTTGTTCTTCTAACTGGGACACCAGGTTGGAAATCATACCTCCCGGCACCTGATGCTCAAACACCCGCATATCGTTAATGCGAGTAACGCCGCGCTGCTGCCCCAATTCCTTACGTAGATCTTCAAAATACTGGGCTATTTCAAACAAAGCCTTGATGCTTAACCCGGTATCATAGGGAGTTCCCTTCAGTGCCCGCACAACTGTCTCTACCGGTGGTTGGGAGGCGCCAAAGGCCATGGGTACCGAAGCAGTATCCACCACATCTACACCGGCCTCCGCGGCTTTTAAATAAGCCCCCACCGCCATGCCGCCTATGTAATGGCAGTGCAGCTGAACCGGAACGCTTAAATGGGATTTAAATAATTTAACCAATTCGTAAGCTTTAAAGGGTGCCAGTAAGCCGGCCATATCTTTAATGCAGATAGAGTCTGCTCCCAGTTCTTCCAATCGTAAAGCAGTTTCCAAATAATGTTCCGTGGTATGAACCGGACTAATGGTGTATACCACGGTAGCCTGGGCATGGGCACCGGCCTGCTTGGTTACTTGGATGGCCCTCTCCATATTGCGGATATCGTTTAAAGCATCAAATATACGGATGATATCCATGCCATTTTCCACGGTCTTATGAATAAAGGCCTCCAGAATATCATCCGGATAGTGCATATATCCTAAAAGGGACTGTCCCCGGAGAAGCATTTGCAGGGGGGTATTCTTGACATGTTTTTTAATCAGCCGTAAACGCTCCCATGGATCTTCATTAAGGAAGCGCAAGCAAACATCAAAGGTTGCCCCACCCCATACCTCCAAGGAGTGGAACCCCATTTGATCCAGTTTTTCCAGTATGGGCAACATGTCCTCGGTAGCCATTCTGGTAGCCCATAGACTCTGGTGCCCGTCACGCAGTGACGTATCGGTAATTTTTAAACGATGTGTCATAACTCTTTCCTCCCCCACAACAGAAAGCTCAGGTTATTCTGAAGAAACCTGAGCAGATCCGTCAGTTGCCCTAAAGTAAGTCAATACATATAAATTATATAAAAAGGGGGGATGGTTTGGCTACCAAACTACTGCAAGTATACAATATTCTAGCATCCAGAATCAATTCCTCAAATTGAAAACAGTTTACATCTTGGGAATAATAACAATGTTTTGTTGGTCCACCCCGGTACTGCGGGAAACCAGGTCAGTAATTTTGATGGCATCCTCCTGGCCCAGGGATTTGGCTTGCACCACCACAGTAACATTCTTATCTTCCAGGAACACCACACAGTCCTTATATCCCTTGGCCCGGATAAGGCTTTCCACTTCCAGTTCCCTTTGCATATTTTTACTCATGACATATATTTCACCCTGGGCTTGCTTGCGGGTCTCCGCATCGGTTTTAGGATTATTTATGATTTCCCGTTGCAAATCAATACTTTGACTCCGGCTCCTTTCCCTTTCTAATCGATATTCCTCAAAGTAGCCGCTGCTTTCCTTGGTCATGGTCTCATTGGTCTTAGTGTTCTTGTCATCCTGCACTTGTACCGCATCCCCTGAGGGTTTGGTGTCCGGCCGGATAATTACCTCCCCGGCTGTCTCTTTGCTATTAATATGGTTAAGACCTCCTTGCCAGCCCATAGCTAACAGGGTAATTCCCACTACAGTTAATAATCCCAGTAAAATGAATCTTTTGGGCATGCTATTCACCTGCCTTTTTAGCCATTACAATAACCTTGTGGGGCTCTACCCCCAGGGCCACCTGGGCAGCCCGGAACAATTCCGCCCTTACTTTGGGATCATTGGCCCCCTCGGCCACCACCAGCACACCCGCCACTTTGGGAGCTACCTCCCGGCTCATTACCGGTGTTTCTTCCCCGTTGCGGGTGACCAAAACCAATTGGCCGCTATCCGTATCTTCGGTCAGAGTTCTGGTGCCGCCGGATTGATCCCGTTCCTGGGTGGTCTTCTTTCCGGTGGAAGTATTAACGGCATACTCAGTCTGGGTGGAACTTTCCAGTCTTACCGTTACCTTAACTTGGCCGGCCCCGTCCACCTGCTGCAGCATATCCCGCAGTTTTTCCGCCAGATAATCCTCCTCCGCAGCCATGGCTGTTTTTTCAGGGGATTTGGGGGTTATCTCCCGGGTTTCTTTAACTGGCGACGGGTTGGTTTGTTCAGCCGGTTTATCGCCCCAACTGCCCAATAAAATAAGTCCCACCCCCACGATCAACCCGGCGGCCATGAACTTTAATTTTTTAACTTGTTCCTTCTTAGGGCCGTCCGTTTCGCCGTCGCCCATCAATTTTTTTAATAAGCTCATGTAGTGACCTCCTTGCTTATACTGCATTTTCTTATGGGTCAGCTGTTCGCTGTTAGCTGTTCGCTTTTGGCACAAGCATTCCGGCCCATAAAGCATACCCAAAAGTCGAATGGCGAACGGCGAACAGCCAGACCCAAAAGAAGTACTTGCACAAGAAGCTGATAGCTGATGCCTGATCCGACTACTTTTCCCTTAAGACAACCTGTACTCGATCCACCGGCAGGTTATAAAAGTTTGCTACAGTTTGGGCCAGCTCTTTGGCCTTTTTACTATCTAATGACTTACCAGCGGGACTCTGGTTAGCGGGATCCACCGCCCCCACCGTTACTTCCACCTGTTGTACCGGCCGGACAGAGTTTGCATCACCTTCATTACCCGCCGCCTGGTCCGGGGTAACCTCCAAAACAATGCCGATTAGTCGTCCATAGTCACCATCCGCCGGATCAGAGGAAACTTTCACCTGGGCACCGGTTACATTTAACCCATGGTTAAGCTTGGCCAAAGCCAAAACCTGCTTTTCTATGCCCCGCCGGTATTCGGCCAGTGCCTGTTGTTTCTGATCACCGGCTAATTTTTGACCATCAGCCAGGATCTTATCCACCCCCGCACTGGTCCGGCTTAGTACCGGTACCTCCAGTTTAAAATCCTGTTTTATAAGACCCGCTGCGGTTTCCAACACCAATACCACCACCATCAGACCCATAACCATCTTGACATAACTATGCATTTGATTATTGGGCAAGAGCATTTCTAAAAAAACTGCCAGCACAATAATAACCACTAAAACCTGCACCAGTGTCTTGATACTTTCCAATGGCTTCATCACCCCTTACCGTAGCATAGTCATCAAATCACCCATTCCTACTACAATGGTGATGGCGAAGAAAAACAGTAACCCAACGGTGGCCACTGCCGCAAAGACGGCCAACAGGCTGTTACCCAACCCGGTCAGGCAATCAGCCATTTGTTTATCCCCCACCGGCTGAATTAAGGCGCCGGCCAGTTTGTAGACAAAGGCTACAGCAAATATTTTTAACATCGGTAAAACGGTCAGTATAAAAATAATCACCACACCGGCTATACCCACGGCATTTTTAATCAATAGGGATGATCCGATCACTGCATCCAGGGCATCTGAAAACATACCGCCCACCACCGGTATAAAGGCATCGGTGGCAAATTTAGCAGTTCGGATGGCCACCCCATCGGTGACTGATCCCGCCACCCCTTTAATGGCTAACAGCCCCAAAAAGATGGTGGAACACAGCCCCATGACCGTCATCCCCACTGTTTTCATTAGGTCTGCCAGACGAGATACTTGGAATTTTTCCGTGATATAACTTAAAATTCCTAAAATAGCCGAGAAAAAGATTAACGGAAAAACAATGTTTTTAATCACCGTACCTATGGCACTGATGGAACCAAAGATTAAGGGATGAAAGATGGTTGTGGAAGCCACACCCCCCATGGCCGCCAGCAGGGTCAACAGCAGTGG from Desulfotomaculum nigrificans DSM 574 harbors:
- the accB gene encoding acetyl-CoA carboxylase biotin carboxyl carrier protein, which produces MTHRLKITDTSLRDGHQSLWATRMATEDMLPILEKLDQMGFHSLEVWGGATFDVCLRFLNEDPWERLRLIKKHVKNTPLQMLLRGQSLLGYMHYPDDILEAFIHKTVENGMDIIRIFDALNDIRNMERAIQVTKQAGAHAQATVVYTISPVHTTEHYLETALRLEELGADSICIKDMAGLLAPFKAYELVKLFKSHLSVPVQLHCHYIGGMAVGAYLKAAEAGVDVVDTASVPMAFGASQPPVETVVRALKGTPYDTGLSIKALFEIAQYFEDLRKELGQQRGVTRINDMRVFEHQVPGGMISNLVSQLEEQKALHRLDEVLEEIPRVREELGYPPLVTPTSQIVGTQAVLNVLTGQRYKLIPGEVKLYVQGYYGQPPASIDPAISRKVLGDKEMITCRPADLLEPKLDKLREEIKDLAVSEEDVLSYAMFPQVARKFFEARKRGETGPHRKAASVKPGSPADTNAAKSTKEANNVNLNELKELIKVLDQTDITEIELESDGVKVSIRKGGKVSAAPVTPAPTATTPEAPAVTKAAEATVAPAPAAAPAPAVPAADLTPVTAPMVGTFYRAPAPDADPFVKVGDTVQAGQTLCIIEAMKLMNEIEAEVSGEVVEILVENGQPVEYGQTLFLIKKK
- a CDS encoding SpoIIIAH-like family protein, with product MPKRFILLGLLTVVGITLLAMGWQGGLNHINSKETAGEVIIRPDTKPSGDAVQVQDDKNTKTNETMTKESSGYFEEYRLERERSRSQSIDLQREIINNPKTDAETRKQAQGEIYVMSKNMQRELEVESLIRAKGYKDCVVFLEDKNVTVVVQAKSLGQEDAIKITDLVSRSTGVDQQNIVIIPKM
- the spoIIIAF gene encoding stage III sporulation protein AF, with translation MKPLESIKTLVQVLVVIIVLAVFLEMLLPNNQMHSYVKMVMGLMVVVLVLETAAGLIKQDFKLEVPVLSRTSAGVDKILADGQKLAGDQKQQALAEYRRGIEKQVLALAKLNHGLNVTGAQVKVSSDPADGDYGRLIGIVLEVTPDQAAGNEGDANSVRPVQQVEVTVGAVDPANQSPAGKSLDSKKAKELAQTVANFYNLPVDRVQVVLREK
- the spoIIIAE gene encoding stage III sporulation protein AE, with product MPRLILIIMLICLLLSPVSVQAASEQPGLSPEGQLAQLEMNKLEEFVRNLNADIEGAVPELKFKELVTQLVKGDLDWQVSDIFTGLLKYLFKEVVANTSLLGKLVVLAIICALLQNLMGAFEKGTTGKLAYVVSYMALISLAVGTFTLAVNIGREAVDNMVQFMQALLPLLLTLLAAMGGVASTTIFHPLIFGSISAIGTVIKNIVFPLIFFSAILGILSYITEKFQVSRLADLMKTVGMTVMGLCSTIFLGLLAIKGVAGSVTDGVAIRTAKFATDAFIPVVGGMFSDALDAVIGSSLLIKNAVGIAGVVIIFILTVLPMLKIFAVAFVYKLAGALIQPVGDKQMADCLTGLGNSLLAVFAAVATVGLLFFFAITIVVGMGDLMTMLR